Within the Thermosynechococcus sichuanensis E542 genome, the region GGTCCTGATTTGATGCTGGCGTTGTGCGATCGCGCCCAAGAGGAAGGTTGGCGTATTTTCCTCTATGGCAGTGAATTCCTCGTCTTAGAGCGGCTGCAACGGAATCTGCGCGAACGCTTTCCCAATATCCAGTTAGTGGGTGCCTATGCACCGCCTTTTCGTCCTTTGACCCCTGAGGAGGAAGCCAGCGATCGCCAACGCATCCTTGATAGTGGTGCTGATCTGGTTTTTGTCAGCCTTGGCTGTCCTAAACAGGAGGAGTGGATGGCTCGCCAAAGTCCTTTCTTGCCAATTGTCTTAGTGGGTGTCGGCGCCGCCTTTAACTTTCACAGTGGGGTTGTGGCGCAAGCGCCTCGCTGGATGATGGCGATCGGTCTGGAGTGGCTCTTTCGACTCCTGCAGGAACCCCGCCGTCTCTGGCAACGCTATCTGATTAACAATCCCGCATTTGTTGTGCTTTTTGCGGCTCAACTCCTGCGTCACTGGCTAGGCCGACGGCAGGCCAAGAGAGTCTCCTAGGGTTTGCAGGGGAGAGCGTCCCACCCGTTGCTGTGCCCACTGAAGGCTTTGCTGCAATTGAGTCACCAGGGGCAAGGATTTTGTTTGGGGAGCAGTCTCAAAGTAATAAATCAAACTCAATCCACTCAAGCGCAGCACATAGGCTGCCGTTGCTCCCTGTAAACAACTCCCTGCCAAATAGGTGAGGGAATTGCCCTTGAGCCACTGCCCTAGGGATTGCGTGCCCAGTTCCACAGCCCCCAACTGTACCATTAGCCGCAATAGCTCCTTAGCAAGGGGTTCGGCATCCGCCAAGCGAAAGGAGCGGTGGTAGATTTGTCCTAAGTCCCACGTGAGGCGCACCAATAGCCCCC harbors:
- a CDS encoding WecB/TagA/CpsF family glycosyltransferase, with amino-acid sequence MRSHPSVESAHILGTRIDVTTYRQAGDLIAEWISQGKGGYVVAANVHVVMTGVWRSPFRRVVNGAQLVTSDGMPLVWGLRLLGFPEAERVYGPDLMLALCDRAQEEGWRIFLYGSEFLVLERLQRNLRERFPNIQLVGAYAPPFRPLTPEEEASDRQRILDSGADLVFVSLGCPKQEEWMARQSPFLPIVLVGVGAAFNFHSGVVAQAPRWMMAIGLEWLFRLLQEPRRLWQRYLINNPAFVVLFAAQLLRHWLGRRQAKRVS